A region from the Enterobacteriaceae endosymbiont of Donacia clavipes genome encodes:
- the corA gene encoding magnesium/cobalt transporter CorA: MLNIFKIDNNHLVNLELSNYNDVMKAIWVDLIKPEKNERKKIYHLLGQNLVTRPELEDIEASARFFENKEGLHIHSFFFYKDKDNHAGTTTVAFTIKNNRLYTLRERELPTFRLYIIRTQNHTMIYGNPYELLLDLLEIKIEQLADEIENIYSDLEYLSCIIMKGHQDDEFDNALSTLAELEDIGWKVRLCLMDTQRAVNFLMRKTRLPSNQIEQAREIFRDIESLLPHNESLFQKVNFLMQAAMGFINIEQNRIIKIFSLVSVIFLPPTLVASNYGMNFSFLPELKWKYGYIYAIIIMIISALAPYFYFKRKKWL, translated from the coding sequence ATGTTAAATATTTTTAAAATAGATAATAATCATTTAGTAAATTTAGAATTAAGTAATTATAATGATGTTATGAAAGCAATTTGGGTTGATTTAATTAAACCCGAAAAAAATGAAAGAAAAAAAATATATCATTTACTTGGACAAAATTTAGTTACTCGTCCTGAATTAGAAGATATAGAAGCATCTGCAAGATTTTTTGAAAATAAAGAAGGTTTACATATACATTCTTTCTTCTTTTATAAAGATAAAGATAATCATGCAGGTACTACTACTGTAGCATTTACAATTAAAAATAATAGATTATATACTCTAAGAGAAAGAGAATTACCAACTTTTCGTTTATATATAATACGCACTCAAAATCATACCATGATATATGGTAATCCTTATGAATTATTATTGGATTTATTGGAAATTAAAATTGAACAATTAGCTGATGAAATTGAAAATATATATAGTGATTTAGAATATTTAAGTTGTATTATTATGAAAGGACATCAAGATGATGAATTCGATAATGCTCTTTCAACTTTAGCTGAATTAGAAGATATTGGTTGGAAAGTTAGATTATGTTTAATGGATACGCAAAGAGCTGTAAATTTTTTAATGAGAAAAACTAGATTACCAAGTAATCAGATAGAACAAGCAAGAGAAATATTTAGAGATATTGAATCATTATTACCTCATAATGAATCATTATTTCAAAAAGTTAATTTTTTAATGCAAGCTGCTATGGGTTTTATTAATATAGAACAAAATAGAATAATTAAAATTTTTTCATTAGTTTCTGTAATATTTTTGCCTCCTACTTTAGTTGCGTCTAATTATGGTATGAATTTTTCTTTTTTACCAGAATTAAAATGGAAATACGGTTATATATATGCCATCATAATAATGATAATATCAGCTTTAGCACCTTATTTTTATTTCAAAAGAAAAAAATGGTTATAA
- the sucB gene encoding dihydrolipoyllysine-residue succinyltransferase: MNNINIIVPELPESVNNAIIIQWYKKPGEIIKIDDILLELETDKVVLEIPATINGILEKILVKTGEKVQSQQVIGIIKINILNEPNNNKKNKTNNLSSNDHFNHNNEKKISNKFNNLSPSIRRKIKENNISLNKINNLDSESILNSENLNNNELNKQNFSNKNNTKKIRMSPIRKYISQKLMDSKNNTVMLTTFNEVNMKKIINIKNDYSHLINEVYNIKLGFTSFHVKAVTQALQSFKKINAFIEGENIIYNNFYNINIAISTKRGLIAPIIYNTDKLSLIDIEKKIKNLVIQSNENQLSIKDLSSGTFTITNGGIFGSLMSTPIINPPQSAILGIHAIKDRPIVINNKICIMPMMYLALSYDHRLIDGKDAINFLILIKRLLEDPIRLFLQI, translated from the coding sequence ATGAATAATATTAATATTATTGTTCCTGAATTACCAGAATCAGTAAATAATGCAATTATAATTCAATGGTATAAAAAACCAGGAGAAATAATTAAAATTGATGATATTTTGTTAGAATTAGAAACAGATAAAGTAGTATTAGAAATACCTGCAACTATTAATGGAATTTTAGAAAAAATTTTAGTAAAAACAGGGGAAAAAGTACAGTCACAACAAGTTATTGGAATTATAAAAATAAATATTTTGAATGAGCCAAATAATAATAAGAAAAATAAAACAAATAATTTATCATCTAATGATCATTTTAATCATAATAATGAAAAAAAAATATCTAATAAATTTAATAATTTAAGTCCTTCTATAAGAAGAAAAATAAAAGAAAATAATATTTCATTAAATAAAATTAATAATTTAGATAGTGAATCAATTTTAAATTCAGAAAATTTAAATAATAATGAATTAAATAAACAAAATTTTTCAAATAAAAATAATACTAAAAAAATAAGAATGAGTCCAATAAGAAAATATATTTCTCAAAAATTAATGGATTCTAAAAATAATACTGTTATGTTAACTACTTTTAATGAAGTTAACATGAAAAAAATAATTAATATTAAGAATGATTATAGTCATTTAATTAATGAAGTTTATAATATTAAATTAGGATTTACTTCTTTTCATGTAAAAGCTGTTACACAAGCATTACAATCTTTTAAAAAAATTAATGCATTTATTGAAGGAGAAAATATTATTTATAATAATTTTTACAATATTAATATTGCTATTTCAACAAAAAGAGGTTTAATTGCACCAATTATATATAATACTGATAAATTATCATTAATAGATATTGAAAAAAAAATTAAGAATTTAGTTATTCAAAGTAATGAAAATCAATTATCTATTAAAGATTTATCAAGTGGTACATTTACCATTACTAATGGTGGAATTTTTGGATCTTTAATGTCAACTCCCATTATTAATCCTCCACAAAGTGCCATATTAGGAATACATGCTATTAAAGATAGGCCTATTGTTATAAATAATAAAATTTGTATTATGCCTATGATGTATTTAGCATTATCTTATGATCATCGTTTAATTGATGGAAAAGATGCTATAAATTTTCTTATATTAATTAAAAGATTATTGGAAGATCCTATTCGTTTGTTTTTACAAATTTAA
- the rpiA gene encoding ribose-5-phosphate isomerase RpiA, with protein sequence MLNKLKNIAAKTAVTFIKNNSIIGIGSGTTISYFIDILSTVKKNIKGVVSASKSSTEKLKKYNFNIYEINKIDKIETYFDGADEINNKMQMIKGGGGALTNEKIISGFSDLFICIIDQSKYVKNLGKLHPLPIEIIPSAKNFIIKKLLYIGAIAKLRTNVITEHGNLILDIYKLNIYDAVKTEKYINNIPGIVTVGLFTQRCADIVIIGNYNYKVSIYYK encoded by the coding sequence ATGCTTAATAAATTAAAAAATATTGCAGCTAAAACTGCAGTAACATTTATTAAAAATAATAGTATTATTGGTATTGGTTCAGGAACTACAATATCCTATTTTATAGATATTTTATCTACTGTAAAAAAAAATATTAAAGGAGTAGTATCTGCTTCTAAAAGTTCTACAGAAAAATTAAAAAAATATAATTTTAATATTTATGAAATTAATAAAATAGATAAAATTGAAACATATTTTGATGGTGCTGATGAAATTAATAATAAAATGCAAATGATTAAAGGAGGTGGAGGTGCATTAACTAATGAGAAAATTATATCTGGTTTTTCTGATTTATTTATTTGTATTATTGATCAATCTAAATATGTTAAAAATTTAGGCAAATTACATCCATTACCTATTGAAATAATACCTTCTGCAAAAAATTTTATTATTAAAAAATTATTATATATAGGAGCTATAGCAAAATTACGTACTAATGTAATTACGGAACATGGTAATTTAATTTTAGATATATATAAATTAAATATTTATGATGCTGTTAAAACAGAAAAATATATAAATAATATTCCCGGAATTGTTACTGTTGGTTTATTTACACAAAGATGTGCTGATATAGTTATAATTGGAAATTATAATTATAAAGTATCGATATACTACAAATAA
- the dapF gene encoding diaminopimelate epimerase, translating to MKIKFTKMHALSNDFVIINNTNKDFNLKNKVIKKLSNRYTGIGFDQLLLIESSLNKNINFHYRIFNCDGSEVEQCGNGVRCIAQYLRIKKLIYKKNICVSTKNRIIYLKILNEKEVIVNMGIPLFNPQDIPFLTKKIKNNYKIYFQNKCINFSVVSLGNPHCVIQVDSLSSVSVSSVGSFISKNKLFPKKINVIFMKYINKNTIKLRIFERGVGETNACGSGACAAVAIGIKKKILSKKVKVNLIGGNIDVTWEGNNKNLFMKGEANYIYDGIITL from the coding sequence ATGAAAATAAAATTTACAAAAATGCATGCATTAAGTAATGATTTTGTTATTATAAATAATACTAATAAAGATTTTAATTTAAAAAATAAAGTTATAAAAAAATTATCTAATAGATATACAGGTATAGGTTTTGATCAATTATTATTAATAGAATCATCTTTAAATAAAAATATTAATTTTCATTATAGAATTTTTAATTGTGATGGTAGTGAAGTAGAACAATGTGGTAATGGAGTTCGTTGCATTGCTCAATATTTAAGAATAAAAAAATTAATTTATAAAAAAAATATATGTGTAAGTACAAAAAATCGTATAATATATTTAAAAATTTTAAATGAAAAAGAAGTTATTGTAAATATGGGGATTCCTTTATTTAATCCTCAAGATATTCCTTTTTTAACTAAAAAAATTAAAAATAATTACAAAATTTATTTTCAAAATAAATGTATTAATTTTAGTGTTGTTTCATTAGGAAATCCACATTGTGTTATACAAGTAGATAGTTTATCAAGTGTTTCAGTATCATCAGTAGGTTCATTTATATCAAAAAATAAATTATTTCCAAAAAAAATTAATGTTATATTTATGAAATACATAAATAAAAATACTATTAAATTAAGAATTTTTGAAAGAGGAGTAGGAGAAACTAATGCTTGTGGATCTGGTGCGTGTGCAGCTGTAGCTATTGGTATTAAAAAAAAAATTTTATCTAAAAAAGTCAAAGTAAATTTAATTGGAGGTAATATAGATGTAACTTGGGAAGGAAATAATAAAAACTTATTTATGAAGGGAGAAGCTAACTATATTTATGATGGTATAATAACGTTATAA
- a CDS encoding 2-oxoglutarate dehydrogenase E1 component yields the protein MNNYQKNILNDNIFYIEELYQKFLINPNSINKNWINIFKLFKKKNKILKKNNLSKNNNYYKNLFLIEKINKLLTNFRVLGHYYANINPLSLNKKKLSNNLQLKYYQISQEDYQKKITLNNFLYNQKIIDIHKFFQKIYCKSIGIEYTYLPKNEKYWIKNNIEIIKNNFNFLEKKIFLEELIATEVFEKNIGKKFPGAKRFSLEGCDVLIPLVKEIIRYSNKLNNKPTKIIFSMAHRGRLNFLVNIMGKKIQDIINEFSNTVFEEKNKNDDVKYHLGYSSIVKIKKEKVKLELVFNPSHLEIINCVTMGMVRFKNDFSKINHKSNNTLPISIHGDAAISGQGIVQEVLNLSKTRGYNINGVIHIIINNQIGFTTSNINDIRSSYYCTDIAKMIQCPVFHINADKIEDVIFIIRIAINYRNIFHKDVFIDLVSYRRHGHNEIDDPYMTQPLMYNIIKNHLTIQDLYFNKLLFNKIINFEEKHNLYKKYQTLFNEGNFFTKTDIFYPKKYVKKIYKNLKIDKLKKLLFQISTFPKKFNIHPRVKKIYLDRISMSKEEKKIDWGTAENLAYANILIQGISCRLSGEDIKRGTFSHRHAVIYDQKNGLSYVPLKNLAINQGNFYIYNSVLSEESVLGFEYGYSINNPNIVIWEAQFGDFANGAQIIIDQFISSGEKKWGYKSSLIIFLPHGYEGQGPEHSSSRIERYLQLCAENNIRVCIPSSASQIYNLLCQQAFSYKKKPLIVISPKSLLRHPLACSKLKNFNNYFQLIIDEINKNINIKNIKKIVFCSGKIYYDLLKYRNSIKNMNIILIRIEQLYPFPIKDFKKIIFKYIKIKNYFWCQEEPMNQGAWMYIQDYFKNKLNYNINYIGRKKSSSPSTGYFYIHKNQQEKIIYSVFNFNTE from the coding sequence ATGAATAATTATCAAAAAAATATTTTAAATGATAATATTTTTTATATTGAAGAATTATATCAAAAATTTTTAATAAATCCTAATTCAATAAATAAAAATTGGATAAATATATTTAAATTATTTAAGAAAAAAAATAAAATTTTAAAAAAAAATAATTTATCAAAAAATAATAATTACTATAAAAATTTATTTTTAATAGAAAAAATTAATAAATTATTAACTAATTTTAGAGTTTTAGGGCACTATTACGCAAATATTAATCCCTTATCTTTAAATAAAAAAAAATTAAGTAATAATTTACAATTAAAATATTATCAAATTAGTCAAGAAGATTATCAAAAAAAAATTACATTAAATAATTTTTTATATAATCAAAAAATAATAGATATACATAAATTTTTTCAAAAAATTTATTGTAAATCTATTGGTATAGAATATACATATTTACCGAAAAATGAAAAATATTGGATAAAAAATAATATTGAAATAATTAAAAATAATTTTAATTTTTTAGAAAAAAAAATATTTTTAGAAGAATTAATTGCAACTGAGGTATTTGAAAAAAATATAGGTAAAAAATTTCCAGGAGCAAAAAGATTTTCATTAGAAGGATGTGATGTTTTAATTCCTTTAGTAAAAGAAATAATACGTTATTCAAATAAATTAAATAATAAACCAACAAAAATAATTTTTAGTATGGCACATAGAGGAAGATTAAATTTTTTAGTTAATATAATGGGTAAAAAAATTCAAGATATAATTAATGAATTTTCAAATACTGTTTTTGAAGAAAAAAATAAAAATGATGATGTTAAATATCATTTAGGTTATTCTTCTATAGTTAAAATTAAAAAAGAAAAAGTTAAACTTGAATTAGTATTTAATCCTTCTCATTTAGAAATTATTAATTGTGTTACCATGGGTATGGTAAGATTTAAAAATGATTTTTCGAAAATAAATCATAAATCTAATAATACATTACCTATTAGTATACATGGAGATGCTGCTATTAGTGGTCAAGGAATAGTACAAGAAGTTTTAAATTTATCAAAAACTAGAGGATATAATATTAATGGTGTTATTCATATTATTATTAATAATCAAATAGGATTTACTACTTCTAATATAAATGATATTAGATCAAGTTATTATTGTACTGATATAGCTAAAATGATTCAATGTCCTGTTTTTCATATAAATGCCGATAAAATAGAAGATGTAATTTTTATTATAAGAATAGCTATTAATTATAGAAATATCTTTCATAAAGATGTTTTTATAGATTTGGTTTCATATCGTAGACATGGTCATAATGAAATAGATGATCCATATATGACTCAACCATTAATGTATAACATAATTAAAAATCATTTAACAATACAAGATTTATATTTTAATAAATTATTATTTAATAAAATTATTAATTTTGAAGAAAAACATAATTTATATAAAAAATATCAAACTTTATTTAATGAAGGCAATTTTTTTACTAAAACAGATATTTTTTATCCAAAAAAATATGTAAAAAAAATATATAAAAATTTAAAAATAGATAAGTTAAAAAAATTACTTTTTCAAATTAGTACTTTTCCTAAAAAATTTAATATACATCCTAGAGTTAAAAAAATTTATTTAGATAGAATTAGTATGAGTAAGGAAGAAAAAAAAATTGATTGGGGAACAGCAGAAAATTTAGCATATGCAAATATTCTTATTCAAGGAATATCATGTCGTTTATCAGGAGAAGATATAAAAAGAGGAACATTTTCTCATAGACATGCAGTTATATATGATCAAAAAAATGGACTTTCTTATGTACCATTAAAAAATCTTGCTATAAATCAAGGAAATTTTTATATTTATAATTCTGTTTTATCTGAAGAATCAGTATTAGGTTTTGAATATGGTTATTCTATTAATAACCCAAATATTGTAATATGGGAAGCACAATTTGGAGATTTTGCTAATGGAGCACAAATTATTATAGATCAATTTATTAGTTCTGGAGAAAAAAAATGGGGATATAAAAGTAGTTTAATAATTTTTTTACCTCATGGATATGAAGGTCAAGGACCTGAACATTCTTCATCAAGAATAGAAAGATATTTACAATTATGTGCAGAAAATAACATTAGAGTTTGTATTCCTTCTAGTGCATCTCAAATATATAATTTATTATGCCAACAAGCATTTTCTTATAAAAAAAAACCACTTATTGTTATTTCTCCAAAATCGCTCTTAAGACATCCATTAGCATGTTCTAAATTAAAAAATTTTAATAATTATTTTCAACTAATAATTGATGAAATAAATAAAAATATTAATATTAAAAATATTAAAAAAATTGTTTTTTGTAGTGGGAAAATATATTACGATTTATTAAAATATAGAAATTCTATAAAAAATATGAATATTATTTTAATAAGAATTGAACAATTATATCCATTTCCAATTAAAGATTTTAAAAAAATTATTTTTAAATATATTAAAATAAAAAATTATTTTTGGTGTCAAGAAGAACCTATGAATCAAGGAGCTTGGATGTATATCCAAGATTACTTTAAAAATAAATTAAATTATAATATTAATTATATTGGTAGAAAAAAATCTTCATCTCCTTCAACAGGATATTTTTATATTCATAAAAATCAACAAGAAAAAATAATATATTCTGTTTTTAATTTTAATACAGAATAA
- a CDS encoding Do family serine endopeptidase produces MKKIKIIFCLLFFVFITTITTSKNVNAKLLPNFTKKINNNLPSLAPILAKVTPSVVNIDVQGSTFISEYKLPSQVEQYLREHFLLCKDGSPYENTPICGNNDNVLEQRFHSIGSGVIINAKKGLIITNNHVIDHANYISVELNNGKIYEARVIGKDPKTDIALIKIKEKTNNLRSLKIANSDTLRVGDYTIAIGNPYSLGETVTSGIISGLGRSGLHIENFENFIQTDAAINLGSSGGALVNLNGDLIGINTAILAPNEGNIGIGFAIPSNTVMNLVNQLIKFGKIKRGSLGINGVNFEPELAKILQIPHINKGVFVREIIKSSKDNELKAGDVIISLNGKTIDSYALLKAKISSFIQGTIVKLGIIRKRVFKIVNVKIKDYNNDNISENVIYNGIEGVYLNNIKLKNKIYFFKKIQKTCVQVNKVLKNSPAEKIGLKKGDIIIEINERLIKNVNDVKKILNKKQSLILLHILRDKRNLYLIN; encoded by the coding sequence ATGAAAAAAATAAAAATAATTTTTTGTTTACTTTTTTTTGTTTTTATAACAACAATAACAACATCAAAAAATGTTAATGCTAAATTATTGCCTAATTTTACAAAAAAAATAAATAATAATTTACCTAGTTTAGCACCTATTTTAGCTAAAGTAACACCTTCAGTTGTTAATATTGATGTTCAGGGTAGTACTTTTATATCTGAATATAAATTACCTAGCCAAGTAGAACAATATTTAAGAGAACACTTTTTACTTTGTAAAGATGGTTCTCCATATGAAAATACTCCTATTTGTGGAAATAATGATAATGTTCTTGAACAAAGATTTCATTCAATTGGTTCTGGAGTTATTATAAATGCTAAAAAAGGTTTAATCATTACTAATAATCATGTAATAGATCATGCTAATTATATTTCAGTAGAATTAAATAATGGTAAAATTTATGAAGCACGAGTAATAGGAAAAGATCCAAAAACAGATATAGCTTTAATAAAAATTAAAGAAAAAACAAATAATCTTAGAAGTCTTAAAATAGCAAATTCTGATACTTTAAGAGTAGGTGATTATACTATAGCAATAGGTAATCCATATTCTTTAGGTGAAACTGTTACATCAGGAATTATATCAGGATTAGGACGTTCTGGACTTCATATTGAAAATTTTGAAAATTTTATTCAAACTGATGCTGCAATTAATCTTGGAAGTTCTGGAGGAGCGTTAGTTAATTTAAATGGAGATTTAATTGGAATAAATACAGCTATATTAGCTCCTAATGAGGGTAATATTGGAATTGGATTTGCTATACCTAGCAATACTGTTATGAATTTAGTTAATCAACTTATTAAATTTGGTAAAATTAAGAGAGGTTCTTTAGGAATTAATGGAGTTAATTTTGAACCAGAATTAGCAAAAATTTTACAAATTCCTCATATAAATAAAGGAGTTTTTGTTCGTGAAATCATAAAATCATCTAAAGATAATGAATTAAAAGCTGGTGATGTTATTATTTCATTAAATGGTAAAACTATTGATAGTTATGCTTTATTAAAAGCAAAAATTAGTTCTTTTATTCAGGGTACTATTGTTAAATTAGGAATTATAAGAAAAAGAGTTTTTAAAATTGTTAATGTAAAAATAAAAGATTATAATAATGATAATATTTCTGAAAATGTGATTTATAATGGAATTGAAGGAGTATATTTAAATAATATTAAATTAAAAAATAAAATTTATTTTTTCAAAAAAATTCAAAAAACTTGTGTACAAGTAAATAAAGTTTTAAAAAATTCTCCAGCTGAAAAAATAGGTTTAAAAAAAGGTGACATAATAATAGAAATTAATGAAAGACTTATTAAAAATGTAAATGATGTTAAAAAAATTTTAAATAAAAAGCAATCATTAATTCTTTTACATATTTTAAGAGATAAACGTAATTTATATTTAATTAATTAA
- a CDS encoding UvrD-helicase domain-containing protein, translating to MNNIDLLKNLNNKQKEVVSEIRKNLLILAGAGSGKTLVLIRRIAWLIHKEHCSPKSILAVTFTNKAALELKIRIKLLLNNDKKNNIWIGTFHSFAYYLLRIHYLEAGLSKNFQIIDSYDQKNLIKRILKKMSLKDKIYSIENIIKYINNFKNNLFNNNNIIYKNNLHNINLSKIYDEYQNLCKITEVIDFNELILCLYKLFLNNNNILKIYQKRFKNILIDEFQDTNDIQYKLISLLYNKYYNTKIVLVGDDDQSIYGWRGAKIENINYFLRDFDNVKTILLEQNYRSTSNILNAANKLISYNNNNKRKKKLWTNSNNGKLISIYYALNEFDEAEYIVKYIKKNFLEKNIKLNNCAILYRNNAQSRILEEIMLKFSIPYRIYGGIRFFERHEIKNILAYLRLISNFNDDNSFERIINVPKRGIGLNTLKIIKFIAEKFFLTLWQSSIYILKNNKYLNKNSLNSLKKFVNLIKKLKNNITEKPLSIIIKETIKNSGLWDMYNKNYLFKNNFTKIDNLKEFINAANYFMSISLNNKKKNNLLIDFLSRILLLTDNIDYKQKNNNCNFIQMMTIHASKGLEFSQVFIIGMEEGIFPNKISFNEKNINEERRLAYVGITRAKNKLTLTYTKNRYLYGKEINSIPSRFLNELPKNCIKKISHVKNKNIFIKKNILKDKKYFIGQNIYHKNFGKGIILNIEILKNKKKLQIKFNNKIIRWIISDYIQFCILK from the coding sequence ATGAATAACATAGATTTATTAAAAAATTTAAATAATAAACAAAAAGAAGTAGTATCTGAAATAAGAAAAAATTTATTAATATTAGCTGGAGCAGGAAGTGGTAAAACACTCGTATTAATACGAAGAATTGCATGGTTAATTCATAAAGAACATTGTTCCCCAAAATCAATTTTAGCTGTAACTTTTACAAATAAAGCAGCATTAGAATTAAAAATAAGAATTAAGTTATTATTAAATAATGATAAAAAAAATAATATTTGGATAGGAACATTTCATAGTTTTGCTTATTATTTATTAAGAATTCATTATTTAGAAGCTGGTTTATCTAAAAATTTTCAAATTATTGATAGTTATGATCAAAAAAATTTAATTAAAAGAATTTTAAAAAAAATGTCTTTAAAAGACAAAATTTATTCTATAGAAAATATAATTAAATATATAAATAATTTTAAAAATAATTTATTTAATAATAATAATATAATTTATAAAAATAATTTACATAATATAAATTTATCTAAAATATATGATGAATATCAAAATCTTTGTAAAATAACAGAAGTTATTGATTTTAATGAATTAATTTTATGTTTATATAAATTATTTTTAAATAATAATAATATATTGAAAATATATCAAAAAAGATTTAAAAATATTTTAATAGATGAATTTCAAGATACTAATGATATACAATATAAACTTATATCTTTATTATACAATAAATATTATAATACTAAAATTGTTCTTGTTGGAGATGATGATCAATCAATTTATGGATGGAGAGGAGCAAAAATAGAAAATATTAATTATTTTTTACGAGATTTTGATAATGTTAAAACTATTTTATTAGAACAAAATTATCGTTCTACTTCTAATATTTTAAATGCAGCAAATAAATTAATTTCATATAATAATAATAATAAACGAAAAAAAAAATTATGGACTAATTCAAATAATGGAAAATTAATTTCAATATATTATGCATTAAATGAATTTGATGAAGCTGAATATATTGTAAAATATATAAAAAAAAATTTTTTAGAAAAAAATATAAAATTAAATAATTGTGCAATTCTTTACAGAAATAATGCTCAATCTCGTATTTTAGAAGAAATTATGTTAAAATTTTCTATTCCTTATCGAATTTATGGAGGAATACGTTTTTTTGAACGTCATGAAATAAAAAATATATTAGCTTATTTAAGACTAATATCTAATTTTAATGATGATAATTCTTTTGAAAGAATTATTAATGTTCCAAAAAGAGGAATTGGATTAAATACATTAAAAATTATAAAATTTATAGCTGAAAAATTTTTTTTAACATTATGGCAATCCAGTATTTATATTTTAAAAAATAATAAATATTTAAATAAAAATTCTTTAAATTCATTAAAAAAATTTGTTAATTTAATTAAAAAATTAAAAAATAATATAACTGAAAAACCATTATCAATTATTATTAAAGAAACTATAAAAAATTCTGGATTATGGGATATGTATAATAAAAATTATTTATTCAAAAATAACTTTACTAAAATAGATAATTTAAAAGAATTTATTAATGCTGCAAATTATTTTATGAGTATTTCATTAAATAATAAAAAAAAAAATAATTTATTAATAGATTTTTTATCTAGAATTTTATTATTAACTGATAATATTGATTATAAACAAAAAAATAATAATTGTAATTTTATACAAATGATGACAATACATGCTTCTAAAGGATTAGAATTTTCTCAAGTATTTATAATTGGAATGGAAGAAGGAATTTTTCCTAATAAAATATCTTTTAATGAAAAAAACATAAATGAAGAAAGACGTTTAGCATATGTAGGAATTACTAGAGCTAAAAATAAATTAACATTAACTTATACAAAAAATCGTTATTTATATGGTAAAGAAATAAATTCAATACCATCAAGATTTCTTAATGAATTACCAAAAAATTGTATTAAAAAAATTAGTCATGTAAAAAATAAAAATATATTTATTAAAAAAAATATATTAAAAGATAAAAAATATTTTATAGGACAAAATATTTATCATAAAAATTTTGGTAAAGGAATAATCTTAAATATAGAAATATTGAAAAATAAAAAAAAATTACAAATTAAATTTAATAATAAAATAATAAGATGGATAATATCTGATTATATACAATTTTGTATTTTAAAATAA